TGGATTTGAATGGAGAGAGCCTGGGTGTTCTATGTGTCTGGGGATGAATCCAGATCAAGTGCCTGAGGGAGAGCATTGTGCATCTACTTCCAATCGGAATTTTGAAGGACGACAAGGGAAGGGTGCGAGAACACATTTAGTCAGCCCTGCGATGGCGGCCGCAGCAGCGCTTTATGGTCATTTCGTTGATGTGAGAAAGGAGAGTTATGATGGAGCCATTTCATATTCATAAAGGTACTGTTGCTGTACTAATGAATGATAACATTGATACAGATCAAATCATTCCAAAACAGTATTTAAAGAGGATTGAACGAACTGGTTTTGGGAAATTTTTATTTGATGAATGGCGTTATGAGGACGACAGGAAAGAGAATCCAGATTTCCCACTAAATGCACCTGAGCGAAAAGGAGCAAGCATATTAATTACAGGTGAAAATTTCGGCTGTGGTTCATCAAGAGAGCATGCGCCATGGGCACTTGCTGACTATGGATTTCGTGTTATTATCGCGGGGGGATTTGCAGACATTTTTTATATGAATTGTACGAAAAATGGTATGCTTCCTATCATTATGGAAAAGGAAATGCGTGAAAAGCTAGCAGCTGTGGATCCAAGAGATGTGATAGAAGTTGATTTAGAGAATGAAGTGATTACAACTCCGCTACATCGTTTTCATTTTACAATCGAAAAGATGTGGAAAGAAAAGCTATTAAGTGGTTTAGATGAAATCGGAATCACGCTTCAATATGAACAAAACATTGAAGAATATGAACGAGAAACAGCTCGCTAATTTGTTTAGTGAGCTGTAATAAAAAACACAAAAAGGTTTGAATTTTGTTTACATTCTGAATTCTGTGTTATATACTATGTGAAAATAAGAGGAGAAAGGGAGTAAGGATAATGTTTACATTACAATCTATCAATATGCTTACACAACTACATCATCATACATAAACCCTTGAACCTAGCGTGAACAACGTGTAGGTACAAGGGTTATTCCCGTTGTACCTACATCCTATGAAGGGGCCTTGTAGGTATTTTTTCTACAAGGCTCTTTTTATTTTGTTCGTGATTGTTCTAGTGTGCATACACTAGAAGGGGAAAGTTTGGTGAACAGAATTGAAAGGAGTGTAAAGCAGTATGACAAAATGGAAACGAGCAAATCCAGATGGAACAAGAGATTATGTATTTGAAGAGTGTACATTAATAGAAGAAGTTGAACAAAAATTACGACGTACTTTTTTAGAAAGAGGCTATGAGGAAATACGAACGCCTACGATTGAATTTTATGATGTCTTTTCTTTTCGGAATCGGCCGATAGATGAAGAGAAAATGTATAAGTTTTTTGACCAACAGGGACGCATTATCGTGTTAAGGCCTGATATGACAATTCCACTTGCAAGAGTAATAGGAACCCACGGTGAGGAAGCGCCTGTAAAATTAACATACAGCGGGAACGTGTTTCGAGCGAATGAATCACTATCTGGAAAATACAATGAAATCATTCAAACAGGTATTGAAATAATTGGGATTGATAATATACGTGCTGAAATTGAATGTATCGTAAGTGCAATTCATGCTCTTCAAGCTGTAGGGATTCAGGCTTTTACAATAGAATTAGGGCAAGTTCAGTTATACAAATGTATTGTTAAAAAGCTGTCATTTGGAGAAGAAGAGGAGTCGCTCTTACGTACGTATATTGAAAGTAAAAATTATGCAGAGTTATCCCGTTTTTTACAAGAAAAGAATTTAGATCGACGTGATGAAACTGTACAGTTACTTGAAAAATTACCAAGATTATTCGGAAAACTCGAAGTAATTGAAGAAGCGGAAAAGCTTGCTTCAAACTATGAGATGAAGCAAGCAATCGCGCGGATAAAAGAAATCTATAAAACGATTGAAAAATTAGGATATGGTTCGTATATATCAATTGATCTTGGGATGATTCAACATTTGCATTATTATACAGGAGTTATTTTTAGAGGTTATATATATGATGTTGGGGGAGAAATTGTTAGTGGCGGAAGATATGATGAATTGCTTGGTAATTTTGGAGAACCGATGTCAGCAGTCGGCTTAGCTGTACAAGTAAATCAAATTGTCCGGACATTACAAGAACAGCAAAAACAATTCAAACGAAAAAAATTAGATATGATCATTCATTATTCTTTGGATAGGATAGCAGAAGCAGAAAGACTATGTGGTTTACTTCAGAAAGATGGGTGGAAAGTGGAATTATCTATGTTTGAGAATTTGCAAGATACATTTCAGTTTGCGAAGAAGAAAGGGATTATAAAAGTGATCGAAGCGACTGGAAAAGCATTAGTGGAATATGTGTGGAAAGAAAAATGGGTGATACAGAAAGAAGGGGAAACCTCATGCGTAACATTCAAATTGCGTTAACAAAGGGGAGGCTTGAAAAACATGTCATTCCACTGTTTGAAAAGATTGGGATTGATTGTTCGGAACTGATGGATAAAGGAAGAAAGCTTGTATTCCAAAGCGCTAGTAGGAATGTTTCATTCATTCTAGTGAAAGCAGTAGATGTTGCAACTTATGTGGAACATGGTGTTGCAGACATTGGTATTGTTGGAAAAGATATTTTAATGGAATATGAGAAAGATATATATGAAATGGTGGATTTAGAAGTAGGATGTTGTAAGTTTTGTGTCGCTTCTATCCCAACATATAATCCGAAAGGCTATCGGAAAAAGAGAATTGCTACAAAATATCCGCATATTACTTCCACTTATTTTCGTGATAAGGGAGAAGATGTAGAAATTATTAAAATAGAAGGTTCGGTAGAAATCGCTCCACTTCTTGGATTAGCAGATGCGATTGTTGATATTGTAGAGACGGGAAAAACATTACAAGAAAATGGATTGATTGTATTTGAAGAAATGTATTCAATATCAGCTCGCATGATTGTAAATAAAGCTGCTTTAAAAACAAAAAAAGACGAAATATTCGATATTATCAATAATATGGAGTGTGTAATCACTGCAGATAAATAAAGGAGGGACCCTGGGTGGAGGTAATATCTGAAAACTACACGGAAGCGCTGAAGAGAATAAAACAGTTAAGAGAACAGGCTAATATAATAGAAGAAACTGTACAGATACGCGTAAGAGAAATTGTTGAGCGGGTGAGAGAAAGGAAAGATGAGGCGCTATTTTCTTATACAAAAACTTTTGATGGAATTGAATTACAAAAGTTACGTGTTGCAAAAGAAGAAATTGAAAAAGCGAGTGAATATGTAGAATCTTCATTTCTAGAAGCATTGCAATGCGCAAAGAAAAACATCATCTCATACCATGAAAAACAAAAAAGGCAATCCTTTTTAGATTGTGAAAACGAAGGTGTGATTCGTGGGCAACTGATTAGACCATTGCAAACAGTTGGTGTATATGTACCAGGAGGAACTGCATCTTATCCGTCATCGGTACTCATGAATGTATTACCTGCTAAAATTGCCGGTGTTCAGAAAGTTGTAATGGTAACACCACCAGGGAAAGAGGGAATAGATCCACATATTTTAGCAGCTGCTGAAATTGCCGGTGTAGATGAAATTTATACCGTAGGTGGTGCACAAGCTATAGCGGCATTAGCATATGGGACGGAATCGATTCCGAAAGTCGATAAAATTGTCGGTCCAGGGAATATATATGTGGCTTTTGCAAAACGTGAGGTATTTGGAGCTGTTCATATCGATATGATTGCTGGACCATCTGAAATCGTTGTAATTGCTGACAAAACTGGAAATGCGTCTTTTATCGCAGCAGACTTATTATCTCAAGCTGAGCATGATGTGAGGGCAACAGCGATTTGTATTACAACTTGTGTAGAACTTGCTAAAGAGATAGAAAGAGAAATAAAGCAGCAACTTCGAGTATTACCAAGAAGTGAAATAGCTCGTGAGTCGATAGAAAGAAACGGAGCAATTCTCGTTGTTCCTTCGCTAAATCACGCGTTTCAATTGTCGAATGAAATAGCACCGGAGCATTTAGAGTTGCATATAAATGAGCCGATGAATGCCTTGGCATATATTCAGCATGCGGGTTCGATTTTTATTGGACCGTATGCCCCAGAGCCTCTTGGAGACTATTTTGCAGGACCGAATCATGTACTGCCAACAAGCGGAACAGCGCGTTTCTTTTCGCCGTTATCAGTTGATGATTTTGTGAAAAAATCGAGCTTTGTATCATATACAAAAGAAGCGTTACAAAACGTTCAACACCATATTACAATGCTCGCCGATAAAGAGGGATTACACGCGCACGCGAGAGCAATTCAAATTCGATTTGAGGAGGAGAAATAATGCGTGAGGCAAGTCAAGTACGGGGAACGACAGAAACAAAAATTAAACTGAGTTTACACTTAGATGAAAGTACAGACGTTTCAATTCAAACAGGGGTTGGATTCTTTGATCATATGCTAACTTTGTTTGCGAAGCATGGCAGATTTGGTTTGCAAATTGAAGCAGAAGGTGATGTGTTTGTTGACGCTCATCATACTGTTGAAGATGTTGGGATTGTGCTTGGAAACTGTTTGAAAGAAGCATTGCAAAATAAAGAAGGTATTAACCGCTATGGAGCAGCATATGTACCAATGGATGAAGCATTAGGTTTTGTAGCGATTGATATAAGTGGACGATCTTATCTTGTCTTTCAAGGTGAATTGAAAAACCCTAAGTTAGGAGATTTTGATACAGAACTGACAGAAGAGTTTTTCAGAGCGGTTGCTCATGCAGCGAATATAACACTACATGCTCGCATTTTATATGGCAGTAATACCCACCACAAAATTGAAGCGTTATTTAAAGCGTTTGGACGTGCACTGCGTGAAGCGGTAGACAAAAATGACAAAATTGTTGGTGTAAACTCTACGAAAGGACTGTTGTAATTGATTGCAATTGTAGATTATGGAATGGGGAATATTCGCAGTGTTGAACAAGCGTTAACACGTATTGGGGCTGAGCATATTGTAACAGATGATAAAGAGAGGATATTACAAAGTGACGGTGTGATCTTACCAGGAGTTGGGGCTTTTCCAAAAGCGATGATCGCTTTGCAGGAAAAAGATCTTGTTTCAGTGATTCAAGAAATTGGAGTGCAAGGAAAACCACTCCTTGGCATTTGTTTAGGGATGCAGCTTTTATTTGAAGAAAGTGAAGAAATAGAGAGAACGAAAGGGTTAGGTTTGTTGCCAGGACTAATTCGAAAGCTGGAAGTTCCTTATAAAATCCCGCATATGGGTTGGAATCAATTAAAGAAGAAACGAGAAATTAAGTTGTGGAATGAAGTAGAAGATGGTTCATTTGTGTATTACGTTCATTCCTACTATGCAGATTGTCCAAGTGAGATTGTATGTGGCAGTAGTGACTATAAGATTGATATTCCAGGGATTGTTGCGAAAGGAAATATATTTGGGGCACAGTTTCACCCTGAAAAAAGCGGTGATATCGGAATACAAATGTTAAGAAATTTTAAAGGAGTGGTAGAATCATGGAAATCTTCCCAGCTATCGATTTAAAACAAGGACGGTGTGTTAGGCTTTATCAAGGAGAATTTAATAAAGAAACAGTTATGAATGAAGATCCAGTTGCTCAAGCATTATTGTTTGAAAAATTAGGAGCAAGAACATTGCACATTGTTGATCTAGATGGAGCGGTTGCAGGTCAATCAATGAATCTTTCCGTAATTGAGGATATATGTAAAGCAGTTCGAATTCCGGTTCAAGTAGGCGGAGGAATACGTTCTCTCGAAACGGTTGAAATGTTACTGTCAGTAGGAGTGAAAAAAGTCATTTTAGGAACGGCAGCATTGTATGATCGTCCTTTTTTAGAAGAAGCAGTTCGTTTATATGGAGAAAACATTATTGTTGGTATTGATGCGAAAAACGGTTACGTTGCAACGAGAGGCTGGTTAGATGTATCTGAAATTTCTTATATCGACCTTGCGAAGAAAATGGAAAGTGTCGGCGTACAAACAATCATTTTTACAGATATTGCAAAAGACGGTACGTTAGAGGGTCCGAACTTTGAGCAATTGCAATTACTACAGAAGGCGGTGGCAATCCGTATTGTTGCATCAGGCGGCGTATGCTCATTGCAAGATGTACAGAAGTTAAACGATATGAATGTATATGGCGTTATTATTGGAAAAGCGCTATATAAAAAAACAATTGATTTAGAAGAGGCATTGCAGGTGACAAAGATATGTTAACGAAGCGAATTATTCCATGTTTAGATGTGAAAGGCGGCCGCGTTGTAAAGGGCGTGAATTTTGTAGGATTACAAGATGTTGGTGATCCTGTTGAAATAGCTGCTTTGTATAATAAAGCAGGTGCAGATGAAATTGTTTTTTTAGATATTACGGCGACGCATGAGGGGAGAAAAACAATTATAGATGTTGTAGAGAGAGCGGCGTCGAAAGTGTTTATTCCGCTTACAGTAGGTGGCGGGATTGCAACTGTTCAAGATATGTATGCCTTGCTAAGAGCAGGCGCGGACAAAATTTCACTTAACTCAGCGGCAGTACGAAATCCAAATTTAATTGAGGAAGGTGCCGAACATTTCGGTTCTCAATGTATTGTGGTCGCAATTGATGCAAGGGAAGTAAAAGAAAATAAATGGAATGTATATGTAAACGGTGGACGGATTGATACGGGAATCGATGCTGTACAATGGGCAAAACAGATAGAACAGTTAGGAGCTGGTGAAATTTTACTTACGAGTATGGATGCAGATGGGACGAAGGATGGCTATGATATTCGTTTAACAGAAACAATTTCAGAAGCTGTTTCGATTCCAGTTATTGCGTCAGGAGGATGTGGAAGCGCAGAGCATATTGTAAAGGTGTTTCAAAAAACATCGGTAAATGCAGCATTAGCAGCCTCTATTTTTCACTATGGTGAGGCAACAGTGCAAGAGGTGAAGCGAAAATTACAAGAAGCGAAAATTGAGGTGAGAATATGACACCTGATTTCTCCAAGGGATTGTTGCCAGCTGTTGTGGTAGAAGAAGAAACAAAAGAAGTTTTGATGCTAGCATATATGAATGAAGAAGCATATAAAAAAACGTTAGAAACGAAGAAAACATGGTTTTATTCACGTTCGCGGCAAGCGTTATGGAACAAAGGAGAAACGTCTGGGCACATGCAGTATGTTCAGTCTCTTTATTTAGATTGTGATCAAGATTCGATTGTAATTATTGTTAAGCAAGTAGGACCAGCTTGTCATACAGGAGAGAAAACATGCTTTCATTATAAAATCATATAGGGGGACCTGAGGATGGAAGACGTACTGAAGTCTTTATATGAAACCATTGAGCAGCGTAAAGAAAGTCCAATTTCGGAATCATATACAAATTATTTATTTACAAAAGGTGAAGATAAGATTTTAAAAAAAATAGGGGAAGAGTGTACAGAAGTGGTAATCGCTGCAAAAAATGATGATAAAGAAGAACTTATAAAAGAAATGGTCGATGTGATTTATCATTGCTTTGTTTTACTAGCCGCAAAAAATATTCCATTAGAAGATGTGTTAGAAGAAGTGAAAGAGAGACAAGGAAAGCTCTCAAAAACAGGAGAGCGTAAAGAAATTGATACGTTATAAGGGGGGGGAACTATGAAAGTGGATTATCACCTTCATTTAGAAGAGGGGCCGTATTCGCTAGGGTGGTTGGCGAGAATAAATCAATCAATAGAATATTATCAACCGTTAGAAGAAGAGCGGCATTCGATTGAATGGCTTATGAAAACACAAGAACGCTTGCAAAAAAGAGTACAAGAGGGTCCATTTACAATAGAGTGGATTGATTTCTATTTAGAAGAAGCACTGCGAAAAGGAATAAAAGAAGTTGGTATTGTTGATCACTTATATCGTTTTTATGAGGCGAAGGAATATTATGAGAAATATGTAGACATTAGTGAGTCAAAGCTCGGTCGTCTGCAGAAAGAATGGCTAGATCAAGTGCGAGTAGCATCGATTTCTGATTTTACAAAAGCAATCCAAGAGGCAAAGGAGCGCTGGAGAAAAAGAGGAGTAGTACTGCGTCTAGGGATTGAAGCTGATTATTTTATGGGTGGGGAAGATGAATTACAAAAATTATTGGCATTAGGAGATTGGGATTACGTAATTGGTTCTGTGCATTTTATTGATGGATGGGGATTTGATAACCCAGATACGAAAGAATATTTCGAAAACCATCAGCTAAGTACATTGTATGATGTATTTTTCACAACAGTTGAAAAGGCCGTTCGTTCGAGAGTGTTTGATATTGTAGCGCATCTTGATAATATAAAAGTATTTAATTATCGATTAGATGAAAATGTACAGATTCCACATTACGAAAGAATTGCTAAGGCATTAATAGAAACAAATACAGCAACGGAAGTAAATGCTGGATTATATTATCGTTATCCTGTTCGAGAGATGTGTCCAAGTCCACTTTATTTACAAGTGTTGGCAAAATATAAAGTGCCAATTACTCTTTCATCAGATGCTCATTACCCAAATGATTTAGGAAATTATGTCCAAGAAAATGTGAAAACATTACGTAATCATGGTATTTCTCATGTTGCTACATTTGAAAAACGGGTGAGGAAGATGCAACTGCTTGAAGAAGAATCGGTAATTGTTTCAAAGTAAAACATGATTTCGTGATGAAAACCTTTCTTTTTGCTCAAAATAAGAAAGAATGATAAAGGAGGGTTTTAAATGGTAAAACAAAATAATAAACAGAGTATGAAAGTGACGAATCAAAGTTATACTTCCCAAACGAACGAGGAAGTTGATTCTGTAGTACAAGAACAAATTAGTGATACGGTAGCAGAGGGAACGATTGATGCAAAGCTGGGAAAACAATCTAGTGAAGAACAATAAGTAAAAGGGGAGATATCCATCTCCCCTTTTCTTATGAGAAAAAGTGTCGATTTTCAAAACTGTAATCAAATTTCTTGGCTTTTTTGACATAGATTTCTTACAATAAAATGTAAGGAAGTTCTCATTTTTAAATAGAAGAGGTGCTTAGTAATGGCGAAAATATTAGTAGCAGGAAATATTCCAGAAATCGGATTACAGTTATTACAAAATCATGAAATAGAAATGTATGACAAAGAAGAGTTAATCAGTACCGAAGAATTAGCAAAGCGAGTTAAGGATAAAGATGCACTGTTAAGTTTACTTTCTACAAAGGTAACAAAAGAAGTGATTGATGCAGCATCAAATTTGAAAATTATTGCCAACTATGGTGCAGGTTACGATAATATTGCTTACAAGTATGCAGCAGAAAAAGGAGTTGTAGTTACAAATACACCGAAAGTTTCAACAGAAGCAACAGCAGAGTTAACATTTGCTATTCTTTTAGCGGCTGCAAGACGAATTCCAGAAGGAGATACACTATGTCGTACAGTGGGATTTAATGGCTGGGCACCACTCTTTTTCCTCGGCCGAGAAGTATATGGGAAAACAATTGGAATCATCGGTCTTGGTGAAATTGGAAAAGCAGTTGCGAAACGTGCAAAAGCATTTGGAATGAATGTGATGTATACAGGTCCAAACCGTAAGTATGAGACAGAAAGTGAAATAGAAGCAACATATGTAACATTAGAAGAACTATTACAAACAGCAGACTTTATTACGATTAATTGTGCGTATAATCCAAGTCTTCATCATATGATTAATGAAGAACAATTTAAAATGATGAAGAAAACAGCATATATTATAAATGCAGCACGTGGTCCAATTATGAATGAACTAGCGCTTGCTCATGCGTTAGAGACAAATGAAATTGAAGGGGCAGCTCTTGATGTATTTGAGTTTGAACCGAAAATTACAGAGAGATTAAAGGGACTGAAAAATATTGTCCTTACTCCGCATGTTGGAAACGCAACATTTGAAACTCGTGACGCTATGGCTGAAATGGCAGTGCGTAACATTTTAGCTGTATTAGAAGGAGAAGAACCATTAACACCTGTAAACCAAAAGGAATTTGTTACAAAATAGAAAGAACCCTTCCAACTGGAAGGGTTCTTTCTATTTTTCTTTATTTGCTCGTTTTTTATGAGAAGGTCTTTGCCTAATAAATTGAGATAACATAAACAAAATATAAAGTGGAATAGCAATGAATAGAAATACTGAAATGTTGCCAAAACTTGTTTTATACATTGTATAAATACTGCCAATTAAAAATAGTGTAACAATGATACTGTATCGTGGAATTGGCACATCTTTTAAACTTGGGATGCGAATACGGCTTACCATTAAAAATGCAAACGTTACAAATACTGTAATGAGGACAATTTTTGGAATGGTATGTGAAAACAATGTTAAGAAGGCAACAAGTCCTCCTGCTGCAGTAATAGGAACGCCAGTGAAATATTTCATAGAAGTAGAGGAAGGCGTTACATTGAATCTTGCTAAGCGATATGCTCCGAACAGAGGGAATAGGCCTGCTATGTATAGTCCGATAATTCCGTAATTGGAAAAGGAAGTGTAGTACATTAAAACTGCAGGCGCAGCACCGAATGTTACAACATCTGCGAGTGAATCAAGTTCTTTTCCCATTTGTGAATCAACACGCAATAAACGAGCAACCCGACCATCAAGACTATCTAACATCATCCCGATTAGTACTAAAATAGCAGCTGGTTTATAATACCCTAAAGATGCATAGCCGATTGATAAAAATCCACTGTATAAATTTCCGAGCGTAAATAAGTTTGGAATTGCTGCTCTATACAAAATCTGATCCCTTGCTTTCTGTAATAAATTCTTAATTAGTGTATGAAAGTTTACTTGTTTTATCATAACATAAATTTCTTTCCACGTACGAAAAAATTCCCATTTTGTGAAAGATTTCATCAAGTGAAATCGTATTCAGTGATGTGGTTCATTAAGGCAGGCTTTCATGAGTAGTTTATCCCTTGTCTAACTTTTTTATCATTTTAACCGAGAAGACCCCCTCCTCTAAACGAAGTGAAGGTGGGGGGAGTTCAATTCTACTGAGCTTTGAGTTGGGGAGAGATTTTGTTAGATAAGATCATCATGTTTATGAAAGGGTAAAAATTTAATTAAGAAATAAGCAACCTCAAATTGTTATCATTTAAGGTTGCTTTTAGGGTTATTCAAATTTAGTTATCATTGTTCCCGTTTTGTATTTATTGTTAGGATCAAATCGTAATAAATCGCCATAGATAAGTTTATCAGAATAACTTAATTCTGTTTTTGATTTTTCAATATATGGCTGGCAAATTGCTAAATCAATAGATTCACCTGTGCTTTTTTTATAGCACATATTTTTTGTATAAACATAATCGTTTGTTACGAAACTACCATCACGCATAATCATAAGTGGATGCTCATTTTTTGCAAATAAATCGGTACCAAACTCAATGGATTGGTTTGTTTTGACACCAAGTAAATGGAGCAATGTTGGTTTTATATCGATTTGTCCAGATACTTTAGAAATAACTTTTCCTTCTTGACCAGGTACATGAATAATAAGTGGTACACGTTGCAATTGCATCGAATCAAATGGAGTTATGGATTCTTTACCGAGAAATTGTGCCATAGCAGCATTATGATTTTCAGAAATACCGTAATGATCTCCGTAAATAACAATAACTGAGTTATCGTATAACCCTTCATCTTTTAATCGATTGATAAATAGTTTCAGAGATTCATCTGTATAGCGAACGGTTGGGAAATAACGATTTAGTACACCACTCTCAGAATTATACTCATTAATATATTGATCTTCTGGATTTAAAAGAAATGGGAAATGATTTGTTAATGTAATAAATTTTGTATAAAACGGTTGTGGTAAAGATTTAAGCTTGGAGATCGATTGTTCAAAGAACTCTTTATCTTTTAGTCCCCATCCAACAGACATTTGTTCTGTTCCTGTATAATCATTTAGGTTAAAATAACGATCGTATCCGAGTGCTGGATACATTACATCACGATTCCAGAAAGTTTTATCATTCGAATGGAAGACTGCGGAATAATATCCATATTTTTTTAACTGCTCAGGAGTTGCTGTGTACTCATTGTTTGCATGTGTAAAGAATACAGAGCCACGGTCTAATGGATATAATGAATTTTCTACAATAAATTCGGCATCG
This sequence is a window from Bacillus pseudomycoides DSM 12442. Protein-coding genes within it:
- a CDS encoding 2-hydroxyacid dehydrogenase family protein; translation: MAKILVAGNIPEIGLQLLQNHEIEMYDKEELISTEELAKRVKDKDALLSLLSTKVTKEVIDAASNLKIIANYGAGYDNIAYKYAAEKGVVVTNTPKVSTEATAELTFAILLAAARRIPEGDTLCRTVGFNGWAPLFFLGREVYGKTIGIIGLGEIGKAVAKRAKAFGMNVMYTGPNRKYETESEIEATYVTLEELLQTADFITINCAYNPSLHHMINEEQFKMMKKTAYIINAARGPIMNELALAHALETNEIEGAALDVFEFEPKITERLKGLKNIVLTPHVGNATFETRDAMAEMAVRNILAVLEGEEPLTPVNQKEFVTK
- the pssA gene encoding CDP-diacylglycerol--serine O-phosphatidyltransferase, with the translated sequence MYRAAIPNLFTLGNLYSGFLSIGYASLGYYKPAAILVLIGMMLDSLDGRVARLLRVDSQMGKELDSLADVVTFGAAPAVLMYYTSFSNYGIIGLYIAGLFPLFGAYRLARFNVTPSSTSMKYFTGVPITAAGGLVAFLTLFSHTIPKIVLITVFVTFAFLMVSRIRIPSLKDVPIPRYSIIVTLFLIGSIYTMYKTSFGNISVFLFIAIPLYILFMLSQFIRQRPSHKKRANKEK
- a CDS encoding LTA synthase family protein codes for the protein MLQHLFPKLRFALVAVVLLWIKTYIVYKLAFDIKIDSFFEEMMLLFNPIASLLLFFGLALLASKYRNRIIIGISFLLSFILFGNAMFYGFYNDFVTFPVLFQTNNMADLGTSIKELFTYKTLLLFADAIILMFILRKFPKFCDNTPLSRSEKQSFFSGITALLALQVIVSVVHKPQLFSHSFDRQTVVKNLGLYTYHLFDITLQSKSSAERVFASGDGFSEIKNYVNSKNKQADKSLFGVAKGKNVILISMESTQNFVINKKINGKEITPFLNQFIKDSYYFDNFYHQTGQGKTSDAEFIVENSLYPLDRGSVFFTHANNEYTATPEQLKKYGYYSAVFHSNDKTFWNRDVMYPALGYDRYFNLNDYTGTEQMSVGWGLKDKEFFEQSISKLKSLPQPFYTKFITLTNHFPFLLNPEDQYINEYNSESGVLNRYFPTVRYTDESLKLFINRLKDEGLYDNSVIVIYGDHYGISENHNAAMAQFLGKESITPFDSMQLQRVPLIIHVPGQEGKVISKVSGQIDIKPTLLHLLGVKTNQSIEFGTDLFAKNEHPLMIMRDGSFVTNDYVYTKNMCYKKSTGESIDLAICQPYIEKSKTELSYSDKLIYGDLLRFDPNNKYKTGTMITKFE